In Amphiura filiformis chromosome 1, Afil_fr2py, whole genome shotgun sequence, the following are encoded in one genomic region:
- the LOC140156059 gene encoding angiopoietin-1 receptor-like, producing MCFNSLASITDSPSGLSAGAAAGVSIAVILIIIIVVIVVICIRKRERNDANTPDEVRIVHEETRSNPSFAFDVDDYEDINDKEYEYVKSSKWDVSWGDLNLSGQILGKGNFGEVQLGKVRIKGRWMKAAVKTLKDGTPDSEKALFKEEFATMTRIGHHPNVVNILGSCEYAGSLYVILEYVPHGNLRKFLRKSRLEMPAGGEKPGRVVSNLNPDQLLKFAVGVAEAMKHISATGIIHRDLAARNILVGKGLTSKVADFGMSREENIYVQASSQRVPTRWLSIESLTEKMYTTKSDVWSFGILLWEIATLGGTPYSDMETKYLAYHLTEGYRMPKPDNCEQEMYDLMLKCWQENPDDRPSFQQILDILLHMTSQEKIYMSTQCYENFKYAAISLDKDDR from the exons ATGTGTTTCAATTCACTAGCTTCTATTACAGATTCCCCATCAGGACTCAGTGCTGGAGCAGCTGCAGGTGTTTCCATAGCTGtaattctcatcatcatcattgttgttattgttgtcatCTGTATCAGAAAGAGAGAGAGGAATGATGCAAATACACCTGATGAAGTGAGG ATTGTTCATGAAGAAACCCGATCAAACCCATCATTTGCATTTGATGTTGATGATTACGAAGACATCAATGACAAGGAGTATGAGTATGTGAAGTCATCCAAGTGGGATGTATCTTGGGGAGATTTGAATCTCTCAGGGCAGATTCTAGGCAAGGGCAATTTTGGCGAAGTACAACTCGGGAAAGTTAGGATTAAAGGTAGATGGATGAAAGCAGCTGTCAAGACGTTGAAAG ACGGCACTCCAGATTCAGAAAAGGCCCTTTTCAAGGAAGAGTTTGCAACTATGACAAGAATTGGGCACCATCCAAATGTTGTCAATATATTAGGGTCGTGTGAATATGCAG GGTCACTCTATGTTATTCTGGAGTATGTTCCTCATGGAAATCTCCGTAAGTTCCTTCGGAAGAGCCGCCTGGAAATGCCAGCAGGAGGTGAAAAGCCTGGAAGAGTGGTGTCCAATTTGAATCCTGATCAATTACTGAAATTTGCAGTTGGTGTTGCAGAAGCCATGAAGCACATCTCAGCTACTGGG ATAATACATCGTGATCTAGCAGCAAGGAATATTCTGGTAGGGAAAGGTCTTACATCAAAAGTTGCTGATTTTGGAATGTCTCGGGAAGAGAACATCTATGTCCAAGCTTCATCG CAACGAGTCCCAACCAGATGGCTCTCTATTGAGTCCCTGACAGAGAAGATGTACACAACCAAAAGTGATGT ATGGTCGTTTGGAATTCTGTTGTGGGAAATTGCCACCCTGG GTGGAACACCATACTCGGATATGGAAACTAAGTACCTGGCCTATCATTTAACAGAAGGATACCGTATGCCAAAACCTGACAACTGTGAACAGGAAAT GTATGATCTAATGTTGAAATGCTGGCAAGAGAACCCAGATGATAGACCATCATTTCAGCAAATCCTTGACATACTTCTGCATATGACATCACAAGAAAAG ATCTACATGTCAACACAATGCTATGAGAACTTCAAGTATGCCGCCATAAGCCTTGACAAAGATGACAGATAA